In Methylobacterium aquaticum, the following are encoded in one genomic region:
- a CDS encoding xanthine dehydrogenase family protein molybdopterin-binding subunit, with amino-acid sequence MATPSHYVGTARSRLDGPAKVTGAAKYAAEFTAPDLAHGVVVSSAIAKGRITAIDTAAAEAVPGVIKVFTHENKPRTAWLDYNYRDQVAPPGSPFRALNGPDIVYGGQPVALVVAESFELARHGASLVKVTYSEEAPNTDLEKNRDAAYVPPKKRSGIKPPPDPRGDAAQAYDAAPIQLRQEYKQAIEHHNPMEPHASTVVYEGEGKLTIHDKIQGVNNTQGYVCSVFSLKPDDVRVITPYVGGGFGSGLRPQYQLYLAVSAALDLKRSVRVVLTRDQMFTFGYRPETYQTVALGADNDGRLQALTHDAVAGTSTFEDYQEAVVNWSGLLYHCPNVTLDYKLAKIDTYTPSDMRAPGAVTGIFALESAMDELAYATGVDPLDLRLRNYAERDEGEGKDFTSKALRAAYEQGAQKFGWSKRKAEPRSMRDGRELVGWGMATGVWEAMMMQSSASATLTPDGKLELACSTADLGTGTYTILAQIGADALGLDLDHVTTRLGDTALPEAPLAGGSWTAASSGAAVQAACRTVAEKLFGYARGMADSPLANADFAHVTFAGGEIRLQGDASRKVSIAEAMRAGGVERVEATETVKPSMLTNMRFSAYTHSAVFAEVKIDEELGVVRVTRIVSAIAAGKILNLKTARSQILGGVVMGIGAALEEESMLDHNLGRIMNHNLGEYHVPVNADIHDIEVIFVDEHDDKVSPLGVKGLGEIGIVGAAAAVANAVFHATGKRVRELPITIDKIIG; translated from the coding sequence ATGGCCACCCCCTCGCACTATGTCGGCACCGCCCGGAGCCGGCTCGACGGCCCCGCCAAGGTGACGGGCGCCGCCAAGTACGCCGCCGAGTTCACCGCGCCCGACCTCGCCCACGGCGTGGTCGTGTCGAGCGCCATCGCCAAGGGCCGCATCACGGCGATCGACACCGCCGCCGCCGAGGCGGTGCCCGGCGTGATCAAGGTGTTCACCCACGAGAACAAGCCGCGCACCGCCTGGCTCGACTACAATTACCGTGACCAGGTCGCGCCGCCCGGCTCGCCGTTCCGGGCGCTGAACGGCCCCGACATCGTCTATGGCGGCCAGCCGGTGGCCCTCGTCGTCGCTGAGAGCTTCGAGCTCGCCCGCCACGGCGCCAGCCTCGTCAAGGTGACCTATTCGGAAGAGGCCCCGAACACCGACCTCGAGAAGAACCGCGACGCGGCCTACGTGCCACCGAAGAAGCGCTCCGGCATCAAGCCGCCGCCGGATCCGCGCGGCGATGCGGCGCAAGCCTACGACGCGGCACCGATCCAGCTTCGCCAGGAATACAAGCAGGCGATCGAGCATCACAACCCGATGGAGCCGCACGCCTCGACGGTGGTCTACGAGGGCGAGGGCAAGCTCACCATCCACGACAAGATCCAGGGCGTGAACAACACGCAGGGCTACGTCTGCAGCGTGTTCAGCCTGAAGCCCGACGACGTGCGGGTCATCACGCCTTACGTCGGCGGCGGGTTCGGCTCGGGCTTGCGGCCGCAATACCAGCTCTATCTCGCGGTCTCGGCCGCCCTCGACCTCAAGCGCTCGGTCCGCGTGGTGCTGACCCGCGACCAGATGTTCACCTTCGGCTACCGGCCCGAGACCTACCAGACCGTCGCGCTCGGCGCCGATAACGATGGACGGCTCCAGGCGCTCACGCACGACGCGGTGGCCGGCACCTCGACCTTCGAGGATTACCAGGAGGCGGTCGTCAACTGGTCGGGCCTGCTCTACCATTGCCCGAACGTCACGCTCGACTACAAGCTCGCCAAGATCGACACCTACACGCCCTCCGACATGCGGGCGCCGGGCGCCGTCACCGGCATCTTCGCGCTCGAATCGGCGATGGACGAACTCGCCTACGCCACCGGCGTCGACCCCCTAGACTTGCGCCTGCGCAACTATGCCGAGCGCGACGAGGGCGAGGGCAAGGACTTCACCTCGAAGGCGCTGCGCGCCGCCTACGAGCAGGGCGCGCAGAAGTTCGGGTGGTCGAAGCGCAAGGCGGAGCCGCGCTCGATGCGCGACGGGCGCGAGCTCGTCGGCTGGGGCATGGCCACCGGGGTGTGGGAAGCCATGATGATGCAGTCGAGCGCGAGCGCCACGCTCACGCCCGACGGCAAGCTGGAGCTTGCCTGCTCCACCGCCGATCTCGGCACCGGCACCTACACGATCCTGGCCCAGATCGGCGCCGACGCCCTCGGCCTCGACCTCGACCACGTCACCACCCGGCTCGGCGACACGGCCCTGCCCGAGGCGCCGCTCGCCGGCGGTTCCTGGACCGCGGCCTCTTCCGGGGCGGCGGTGCAGGCGGCCTGCCGGACGGTGGCGGAGAAACTGTTCGGCTATGCCCGCGGCATGGCCGACTCGCCCCTCGCCAACGCGGATTTCGCCCATGTCACCTTCGCGGGCGGCGAGATCCGGCTCCAGGGCGACGCCTCGCGAAAGGTGTCCATCGCCGAGGCGATGCGGGCCGGCGGCGTCGAGCGGGTCGAGGCGACCGAGACGGTCAAGCCGAGCATGCTCACCAACATGCGCTTCTCGGCCTACACCCACTCGGCGGTCTTCGCCGAGGTGAAGATCGACGAGGAACTCGGCGTGGTGCGGGTGACCCGCATCGTCAGCGCCATCGCCGCCGGCAAGATCCTCAACCTCAAGACCGCCCGCAGCCAGATCCTCGGCGGGGTGGTGATGGGGATCGGCGCGGCGCTCGAAGAGGAGTCGATGCTCGACCACAACCTCGGCCGGATCATGAACCACAATCTCGGCGAGTATCACGTGCCGGTGAACGCCGACATCCACGACATCGAGGTGATCTTCGTCGACGAGCACGACGACAAGGTCAGCCCGCTCGGCGTCAAGGGTCTCGGCGAGATCGGCATCGTCGGAGCCGCGGCGGCGGTGGCGAACGCGGTGTTCCACGCCACCGGCAAGCGGGTGCGCGAGCTGCCGATCACCATCGACAAGATCATCGGCTGA
- a CDS encoding FAD binding domain-containing protein, which yields MNRFEYTRAGTVQEAVQALAADPAARFIAGGTNLVDLMKYNVERPGRLVDITRLPLDEIVQHDGGLRLGALVPNATVAYDPLVNERYPLLASALLAGASPQLRNAATTGGNLLQRTRCYYFYDEGTPCNKREPGSGCPAMTGVNRIHAILGASDKCIATHPSDMCVALAALNATVQVEGPDGRRGIPFAEFHRLPGDEPQRDTTLRHGEIVLSVDLPDEDFSRHYTYLKLRDRLSYAFALVSVAAALEMDGDTIKTARLALGGVAHKPWRNAEAEARLAGKPATPATFREAADVILAEARPYSHNAFKIELARRAIVRGLSQAAAGTPQSQTDKRIA from the coding sequence ATGAACCGGTTCGAGTATACCCGCGCCGGCACCGTGCAGGAGGCCGTGCAGGCGCTGGCCGCCGATCCGGCGGCGCGCTTCATCGCCGGGGGCACCAACCTCGTCGACCTGATGAAGTACAATGTCGAGCGGCCCGGCCGGCTCGTCGACATCACCCGCCTGCCCCTCGACGAGATCGTCCAGCACGACGGCGGATTGCGCCTCGGCGCCCTGGTGCCGAACGCCACCGTCGCCTACGACCCGCTGGTCAACGAGCGCTATCCGCTGCTGGCGAGCGCGCTGCTCGCCGGCGCCTCGCCGCAACTGCGCAACGCCGCCACCACCGGCGGCAACCTGCTCCAGCGCACCCGCTGCTATTATTTCTACGACGAGGGCACGCCCTGCAACAAGCGCGAGCCCGGCAGCGGCTGCCCGGCGATGACCGGCGTCAACCGCATCCACGCCATCCTCGGCGCGTCGGATAAGTGTATCGCCACTCACCCGTCCGACATGTGCGTGGCGCTCGCGGCGCTCAACGCGACCGTGCAGGTCGAGGGACCGGACGGCCGCCGCGGCATCCCCTTCGCCGAGTTCCACCGCCTGCCCGGTGACGAGCCGCAGCGCGACACCACGCTTCGCCACGGCGAGATCGTGCTCTCGGTCGACCTGCCGGACGAGGACTTTTCCAGGCACTACACCTACCTGAAGCTGCGCGACCGTCTGTCCTATGCCTTCGCGCTGGTCTCGGTCGCCGCCGCGCTCGAGATGGACGGCGACACGATCAAGACCGCGCGCCTCGCGCTCGGCGGCGTCGCCCACAAGCCCTGGCGCAACGCCGAAGCCGAAGCCCGCCTGGCCGGCAAGCCCGCGACCCCGGCGACGTTCCGCGAGGCCGCGGACGTGATCCTGGCCGAGGCCCGGCCCTATTCCCACAACGCGTTCAAGATCGAGCTGGCGCGGCGCGCCATCGTGCGGGGCCTGTCCCAGGCCGCCGCCGGCACGCCGCAATCCCAGACCGACAAGCGCATCGCCTAG
- a CDS encoding aspartate/glutamate racemase family protein, which translates to MQQKVIGLIGGMSWESSAEYYRLINETVRARLGGLRSARCLMWSFDFGEIEALQQAGRWDEATAALIDAARRLERGGADVVVICTNTMHRMADEVQAAIGLPLLHIADPTAERIRAAGLSRVGLLGTAFTMEQDFYKGRLATRYGLDVLVPEADDRAEVHRVIYEELVQGRALPASREAYRAVIARLVARGAQAVILGCTEIMLLVRPEDSAVPLFDTTTLHAEAAVDWALERPVRTGRSADT; encoded by the coding sequence ATGCAGCAGAAGGTCATCGGCCTGATCGGCGGGATGAGCTGGGAAAGTTCGGCCGAATACTATCGCCTCATCAACGAGACCGTGCGCGCCCGCCTCGGGGGGCTACGCTCGGCGCGCTGCCTCATGTGGTCGTTCGATTTCGGCGAGATCGAAGCCTTGCAGCAGGCCGGCCGCTGGGACGAGGCGACGGCTGCGCTGATCGATGCCGCCCGGCGGCTGGAGCGGGGTGGGGCCGATGTCGTGGTGATCTGCACCAACACCATGCACCGCATGGCCGACGAGGTGCAGGCGGCGATCGGCTTGCCCCTGTTGCACATCGCCGACCCGACGGCGGAACGGATCCGCGCCGCGGGCCTGTCCCGGGTGGGCCTGCTCGGCACCGCCTTCACCATGGAGCAGGACTTCTACAAGGGCCGGCTGGCCACGCGCTACGGCCTCGACGTGCTGGTGCCCGAGGCCGACGATCGGGCCGAGGTGCACCGGGTGATCTACGAGGAACTGGTCCAGGGCCGGGCGCTGCCGGCCTCGCGCGAGGCCTACCGGGCGGTCATCGCCCGGCTGGTCGCGCGGGGCGCGCAAGCCGTCATCCTCGGCTGCACCGAGATCATGCTGCTGGTGCGGCCGGAGGATAGCGCCGTGCCGCTCTTCGATACGACGACGCTCCATGCCGAGGCGGCGGTGGATTGGGCGCTTGAGCGGCCGGTTCGAACGGGCCGATCCGCCGACACCTGA
- a CDS encoding alpha/beta fold hydrolase, whose amino-acid sequence MDVNSVTAGEVEITYEASGPDMGQPVLLLHGWPDDPRTFDAVVPKLNAAGWRTIVPYWRGCGPTKFLNPESPRTGETAALATDILAFMDALGFSRLPVVGHDWGGRVAYLLAAARPQRVASIAALSVPWAPGRIGVPPLPQVRAFWYQWFMNTAPGAAFVRENPLAFAREQWVAWSPPGPWFTDEIFSKTAPSLQNPDWAAVTLNFYRSRWGADAADPRFADLTRDAEAAAGIAVPALVINGAADTCVLPASFAGQEQHFTGPYRRVELEGIGHFPTREAPDAVAEALLTHLGEVGEH is encoded by the coding sequence ATGGACGTCAACAGCGTCACGGCCGGCGAGGTCGAGATCACCTACGAGGCCTCGGGACCGGATATGGGCCAGCCGGTCCTGCTGCTGCACGGCTGGCCGGACGATCCGCGGACCTTCGACGCGGTGGTGCCGAAGCTGAACGCCGCCGGCTGGCGCACCATCGTTCCCTACTGGCGCGGCTGCGGCCCGACGAAGTTCCTGAACCCGGAAAGCCCGAGAACCGGCGAGACGGCGGCGCTCGCCACCGACATCCTGGCCTTCATGGACGCCCTCGGCTTCTCGCGCCTGCCGGTGGTCGGGCACGATTGGGGCGGGCGCGTCGCCTACCTGCTCGCTGCCGCCCGGCCGCAGCGGGTCGCCTCGATCGCCGCGCTCTCGGTGCCCTGGGCCCCCGGCCGCATCGGCGTGCCGCCGCTGCCGCAGGTGCGGGCGTTCTGGTACCAGTGGTTCATGAACACCGCGCCGGGCGCCGCCTTCGTGCGCGAGAATCCCCTCGCCTTCGCCCGCGAGCAATGGGTGGCCTGGAGCCCGCCCGGCCCCTGGTTCACCGACGAGATTTTTTCCAAGACCGCCCCGTCGCTCCAGAACCCGGACTGGGCCGCGGTGACCCTCAATTTCTACCGCTCGCGCTGGGGCGCCGACGCCGCCGATCCGCGCTTCGCCGACCTGACCCGTGACGCGGAAGCCGCCGCCGGCATCGCGGTGCCGGCCCTGGTCATCAACGGCGCGGCCGACACCTGCGTGCTGCCGGCCTCGTTCGCCGGTCAGGAGCAGCATTTCACCGGCCCGTACCGGCGGGTGGAGTTGGAGGGCATCGGCCACTTCCCGACCCGCGAGGCACCGGACGCGGTGGCGGAGGCGCTGCTGACGCATCTGGGGGAAGTCGGGGAGCATTGA
- a CDS encoding helix-turn-helix transcriptional regulator, which produces MSRAERLLDLVQVLRRHRGPVSGRHLAQTMGVSLRTLYRDIASLQAQGAAIEGEPGLGYVLRPGFTLPPLMFREEEIEALVLGMRWVATRTDGPLASAAGDALAKIAAVLPPALRERLDASTLMVGPAETVPERIDLAALRGAIRAQHKVAIRYRDAGGAGSERMIWPFALGFFERVRVVVAWCEARDDFRHFRTDRIEALTLTGERYARPRHALLREWRVLQGIAPAA; this is translated from the coding sequence ATGTCCCGTGCCGAACGCCTGCTCGACCTCGTCCAGGTCCTGCGCCGCCATCGCGGCCCGGTCAGCGGCCGGCATCTCGCGCAGACGATGGGCGTCAGCCTGCGCACCCTCTACCGCGACATCGCCAGCCTCCAGGCGCAGGGCGCGGCGATCGAGGGCGAGCCGGGCCTCGGCTACGTCCTGCGCCCCGGCTTCACCCTGCCGCCGCTGATGTTCCGCGAGGAGGAGATCGAGGCGCTGGTCCTCGGCATGCGCTGGGTGGCGACGCGGACCGACGGTCCCCTGGCGTCGGCGGCGGGCGATGCGCTGGCGAAGATCGCCGCGGTGCTGCCGCCCGCGTTGCGCGAACGGCTCGATGCCTCGACCCTAATGGTCGGCCCGGCTGAAACAGTCCCGGAGCGCATCGACCTCGCGGCCCTGCGCGGCGCCATCCGGGCGCAGCACAAGGTGGCGATCCGCTACCGCGACGCGGGCGGCGCGGGATCGGAGCGGATGATCTGGCCCTTCGCCCTCGGCTTCTTCGAGCGGGTGCGGGTCGTCGTCGCCTGGTGCGAGGCACGAGACGATTTCCGCCATTTCCGCACCGACCGGATCGAGGCCCTGACCCTCACCGGGGAGCGCTATGCCCGCCCCCGCCACGCCCTGCTGCGGGAGTGGCGGGTGCTCCAGGGCATCGCGCCCGCCGCGTGA
- a CDS encoding LysE family translocator, with amino-acid sequence MDPVTLLSFAAAFLVFAASPGPDNMTIVARTLSHGPAAGFAYGFGMVVGILAVLVLAATGLAVVAQEMGALMTVLRYAGAAYLVWTGIRLWTTEPVLPAERAGGRRPGLVASVLTGIALNLGNPKMPLFYLALLPNVVGASLAPAQVGILAAVILAVEAAVIAGHMLLAGRLRQALRTRAAVRRANRVAGGVMVGAGVAVVAAR; translated from the coding sequence ATGGATCCCGTCACGCTGCTCTCCTTCGCGGCCGCCTTCCTGGTCTTCGCCGCGAGCCCCGGGCCCGACAACATGACCATCGTCGCCCGCACCCTGTCGCACGGGCCGGCCGCGGGCTTTGCCTACGGGTTCGGCATGGTGGTGGGCATCCTGGCCGTCCTTGTCCTCGCCGCGACCGGGCTCGCGGTGGTCGCGCAGGAGATGGGGGCGCTGATGACGGTTTTGCGCTATGCCGGCGCCGCCTACTTGGTCTGGACCGGGATCCGGCTCTGGACCACCGAGCCGGTGCTGCCGGCGGAGCGCGCGGGCGGCAGGCGTCCCGGTCTGGTCGCGAGCGTCCTCACCGGCATCGCCCTCAATCTCGGCAACCCGAAGATGCCGCTCTTCTACCTCGCCCTGCTGCCGAACGTCGTCGGCGCCTCCCTCGCCCCGGCGCAGGTCGGGATCCTGGCAGCCGTCATCCTCGCCGTCGAGGCCGCAGTGATCGCCGGTCACATGCTCCTCGCCGGCCGCCTGAGGCAGGCCCTGCGCACCCGCGCGGCGGTCCGGCGGGCGAACCGCGTCGCCGGCGGCGTCATGGTCGGGGCCGGGGTCGCGGTGGTCGCAGCGCGCTGA
- a CDS encoding TetR/AcrR family transcriptional regulator, whose product MPSQTHSAPAGPARLDSAEERRTRILDAAEACFVRDGFHRATMNDVAAEAGMSPGNLYRYFPSKDAIVAGLAERDRAAVAEDFGGIEAAPDLMQAFAGLARRHLAEAPAEKAVLCLEMWAEATRNPAMAAICRDFEHEISARLSGLYRRAQERRDRECLEPSPPGANPEALARLAMVMADGIMVRRALSPDFAPGPVIDAMLTLIGAALDGRFDPTGTASPAPPHPEPAR is encoded by the coding sequence GTGCCGTCCCAGACCCATTCCGCTCCGGCGGGTCCCGCCCGCCTCGATTCGGCCGAGGAACGCCGCACCCGCATCCTCGATGCGGCGGAGGCCTGCTTCGTCCGTGACGGCTTCCATCGCGCCACGATGAACGACGTGGCGGCGGAAGCCGGCATGAGCCCCGGCAACCTCTACCGCTACTTCCCGTCGAAGGATGCGATCGTGGCCGGCCTCGCCGAGCGCGACCGCGCCGCGGTGGCCGAGGATTTCGGTGGCATCGAGGCCGCCCCCGACCTGATGCAGGCCTTCGCGGGCCTGGCGCGGCGTCACTTGGCGGAGGCCCCGGCCGAGAAGGCGGTGCTGTGCCTGGAGATGTGGGCCGAGGCGACCCGCAACCCGGCCATGGCGGCGATCTGCCGGGACTTCGAGCACGAGATCTCCGCGCGCCTCTCCGGCCTGTACCGCCGGGCGCAAGAGCGCCGCGACCGAGAGTGCCTCGAACCGTCGCCCCCCGGCGCCAACCCGGAGGCGCTGGCCCGCCTCGCCATGGTGATGGCCGACGGGATCATGGTCCGCCGCGCCCTCTCGCCCGATTTCGCCCCCGGCCCCGTCATCGACGCCATGCTGACCCTGATCGGCGCGGCGCTCGACGGCCGCTTCGACCCGACCGGCACCGCCTCGCCGGCGCCGCCCCATCCGGAACCCGCCCGATGA
- a CDS encoding (2Fe-2S)-binding protein has protein sequence MLSESGSSAPPGTIPVTLTVNGQERQLQVAPWTTLLDLLREELDLTGTKKGCDHGQCGACTVIVDGKRINSCLALAVQKDGSTVTTIEGLSSGNLHPVQAAFVEHDAFQCGYCTPGQIMSAVALIEEGRARSREEIREHMSGNICRCGAYSNIVDAVEDVLKSKTSSFREAAE, from the coding sequence ATGCTGAGCGAAAGCGGCTCCTCCGCCCCACCGGGCACGATCCCGGTCACCCTGACGGTCAACGGGCAGGAGCGGCAGCTCCAGGTCGCGCCCTGGACCACGCTCCTCGACCTCCTGCGCGAGGAACTCGACCTCACCGGCACCAAGAAGGGCTGCGACCACGGCCAGTGCGGCGCCTGCACCGTCATCGTCGACGGCAAGCGCATCAATTCCTGCCTCGCGCTCGCGGTGCAGAAGGATGGCTCCACGGTCACCACCATCGAGGGCCTGTCGTCGGGCAACCTCCATCCGGTCCAGGCGGCGTTCGTCGAGCACGACGCGTTCCAGTGCGGCTACTGCACCCCGGGCCAGATCATGTCCGCGGTGGCGCTGATCGAGGAGGGCCGGGCCCGCTCGCGGGAGGAAATCCGCGAGCACATGAGCGGCAACATCTGCCGCTGCGGCGCCTATTCCAACATCGTCGACGCCGTCGAGGACGTCCTGAAGAGCAAGACGTCGTCGTTCCGGGAGGCCGCGGAATGA
- a CDS encoding GlxA family transcriptional regulator, which yields MSGPADIPVVVVCPPRTLLLDVAGPVEVLRKANLIQDRVRFGVRHVGPCPEVTSSIGLGLSGLAPLPVPLPEGAIVVLAGTAELVLGNPLAPGEAERAAETAIVAWLRAEVKPGHRLVSICSGALLAARAGLLDGHACTTHHAACAELAALAPAARVLEDRLFVEDRERLTSAGITAGIDLMLHLVARLVDPACAAAVARYLVVYLRRAGHDPQLSPWLEGRNHLHPAIHRVQDAVSADPARAWSLEALADLAATSPRHLSRLFNRHAGMSLPSYINGLRVALARDLLARTRLDMEGVAERAGFASPRQLRRAWSRWHDRPPSTVRDLP from the coding sequence GTGAGCGGGCCCGCCGACATCCCGGTCGTGGTGGTCTGCCCGCCGCGCACCCTGCTCCTCGACGTGGCCGGGCCCGTCGAGGTGTTGCGCAAGGCCAACCTGATCCAGGACAGGGTGCGGTTTGGCGTCCGCCATGTCGGGCCGTGCCCGGAGGTCACGAGCTCGATCGGGCTCGGCCTCTCGGGGCTCGCCCCCCTGCCGGTCCCGCTGCCGGAGGGGGCGATCGTGGTCCTCGCCGGCACGGCGGAGCTGGTCCTGGGGAATCCCTTAGCCCCGGGCGAGGCCGAGCGGGCGGCCGAGACCGCGATCGTCGCCTGGTTGCGGGCGGAGGTGAAGCCGGGGCACCGCCTGGTCTCGATCTGCTCCGGCGCCCTGCTGGCGGCCCGGGCCGGGCTCCTCGACGGGCATGCCTGCACCACCCATCACGCGGCCTGCGCGGAACTGGCGGCGCTGGCGCCTGCCGCCCGGGTGCTGGAGGACCGGCTGTTCGTCGAGGATCGCGAGCGCCTGACCAGCGCCGGCATCACCGCCGGGATCGACCTGATGCTCCATCTGGTGGCGCGCCTCGTCGATCCGGCCTGCGCGGCGGCGGTGGCGCGCTACCTCGTTGTGTATCTGCGCCGGGCCGGCCACGATCCGCAGCTCTCGCCCTGGCTGGAGGGGCGCAACCATCTCCACCCGGCGATCCACCGGGTGCAGGATGCGGTGAGCGCCGACCCGGCCCGGGCCTGGAGCCTGGAGGCCCTGGCCGACCTTGCCGCCACCAGCCCGCGCCACCTGTCGCGGCTGTTCAACCGCCATGCCGGCATGAGTCTTCCGAGCTATATCAACGGCTTGCGGGTAGCGCTGGCCCGCGACCTGCTCGCCCGGACCCGCCTCGACATGGAGGGTGTGGCCGAGCGGGCCGGCTTCGCGTCGCCGCGCCAGCTTCGCCGCGCCTGGAGCCGCTGGCACGATCGCCCGCCGAGCACGGTCAGGGATTTGCCATGA
- a CDS encoding isochorismatase family protein yields the protein MPDTALLVIDVQESFRHRPYWDEADLSRFLDRQQALVDGAMARNVPVVQVFHVEDQGPFSLASGHVRTLEPLRITPDAVFHKRRHSALVGSGLDVWLTRTGIRRVIVSGIRTEQCCETTTRHASDLGYGVDYVAEATLTFAMTDAAGRRWSAEEIRARTELVLAGRFARIATVEEALAGPTPRLAA from the coding sequence ATGCCCGATACCGCCCTCCTCGTGATCGACGTGCAGGAATCCTTCCGCCACCGCCCCTACTGGGACGAGGCGGACCTGTCCCGATTCCTCGATCGCCAGCAAGCCCTGGTCGACGGGGCCATGGCGCGAAACGTCCCCGTCGTGCAGGTCTTCCACGTCGAGGATCAGGGTCCGTTCTCCCTCGCCTCCGGTCATGTCCGCACCCTGGAACCCCTGCGGATCACCCCGGACGCGGTGTTCCACAAACGCCGCCACTCGGCGCTCGTCGGCAGCGGGCTCGACGTCTGGCTGACCCGGACCGGCATCCGCCGGGTGATCGTCAGCGGCATCCGCACCGAGCAATGCTGCGAGACCACCACCCGCCACGCCTCCGATCTCGGCTACGGCGTCGATTACGTGGCCGAGGCGACCCTGACCTTCGCCATGACCGATGCCGCCGGGCGGCGCTGGAGCGCCGAGGAGATCCGGGCCCGCACCGAACTGGTCCTGGCCGGGCGCTTCGCCCGCATCGCCACGGTCGAGGAGGCGCTCGCCGGCCCAACTCCCCGCCTCGCCGCGTGA
- a CDS encoding VOC family protein — protein sequence MLQPTYTLLYVDNPEASGRFYAALLGRAPVEAQPTFVLFVFESGVRLGLWSRHTVEPAASATGGGTEVAVTVADDAALEATHAAWVENGVPILQPPTDMDFGRTFVALDPDGHRLRVFRPH from the coding sequence ATGCTCCAGCCGACCTACACCCTCCTCTACGTCGACAACCCCGAGGCGAGCGGCCGCTTCTATGCCGCCCTGCTCGGCCGCGCCCCGGTCGAGGCACAGCCGACCTTCGTGCTGTTCGTCTTCGAGAGCGGCGTGAGGCTCGGCCTGTGGTCGCGCCACACTGTCGAGCCGGCCGCGTCCGCTACCGGCGGCGGGACCGAGGTCGCCGTCACGGTGGCGGACGACGCCGCCCTGGAGGCGACCCACGCGGCCTGGGTGGAAAACGGCGTGCCGATCCTGCAACCGCCGACCGACATGGATTTCGGCCGCACCTTCGTCGCCCTCGATCCGGACGGCCACCGGCTGCGGGTGTTCCGGCCGCACTGA